A genomic region of Rhipicephalus sanguineus isolate Rsan-2018 chromosome 1, BIME_Rsan_1.4, whole genome shotgun sequence contains the following coding sequences:
- the LOC119379631 gene encoding uncharacterized protein LOC119379631, translated as MVPRAYNQVLSVAVLLAIPASELAERLADQFASREVAQLATTPPPAALPCPASCHHPGWVDAQVKELCNEPIRMHELVAALDGCKRRSAPGAHGITFQMLRNLEEGGRQRLLGLYNDVWNTGELPEYWQTAVVAPILKPRRKATALSSYRPVSLTSAACKVLERVALERMQWIADQMDFFPEQQTGFRRHRCTADSIADVVATLEDAKSCGDVAMLLLLDVESAFDGIPHVVVKAAMDRLGISGCLRGFVSAFLSGRTFCVRVGGVTSQPRDITTGVPQGSVLSPFLFNMALAGLPASLPTDTRFPARCSVYADDVALWARGPRRSIPAIRRSLQAALDAVISFLGGTGLKVSATKTEALLIHPLAAARVYVKPLRVGSRSLPWRKEVRYLGLTVDHWLTWIPAAKAAATKVRRVQGAIGKLQQRGRGCSTKWALRLNQAAASSVLPYALPLVNLTPARRCLLEGLHRGAVRTILGLPRCSPVAATLAEAREWPLTLRMLQRALGHIDRLHRAADGAALLERLRSLLGSRMGGLLPLYHQVVPDPPAPVASPPPHHRPPEVHLYLAGAKKRRTPAAALQQAASCKLQEQLEGRLQVFTDGSVMPDGIAAAACVVPARTSSRQCKLPFPASSTAAELAGLHLAADLLAEDIPSEPVAVLCDSKAALQILANHRDTGLTGSLLAAKYRALAASGASVSFHWLPSHVGIAGNEEADALAKAAHQPGTPITRAVAARDYTQARLKKLLVTVHPDSRVASGRGPKLLQETGLTRRDRSALLRLRTGCVWTAARRHAKGLCASPACSRCGDPETLEHLLCACPGFEQERSRVTTAYRSQGVPASTLEHLLFPSRPHLPALRSLVEFLDETGIAAYR; from the coding sequence ATGGTGCCCAGGGCTTACAACCAGGTGCTGTCCGTGGCTGTCCTCCTTGCCATTCCTGCCTCCGAGCTGGCCGAACGCCTGGCCGACCAGTTCGCCAGCAGAGAGGTCGCCCAGCTAGCCACAACACCTCCTCCAGCCGCTCTCCCGTGTCCAGCCTCCTGCCATCATCCCGGATGGGTGGATGCACAAGTCAAGGAACTGTGCAACGAGCCCATCCGGATGCACGAACTCGTGGCAGCCCTCGATGGATGCAAGCGACGCAGCGCCCCAGGAGCACACGGCATCACCTTCCAGATGCTCCGTAACCTGGAGGAAGGAGGGCGTCAACGTCTCCTGGGGCTCTACAACGACGTCTGGAATACCGGGGAGCTCCCGGAGTACTGGCAAACTGCGGTGGTGGCACCCATCCTGAAGCCCCGGAGGAAGGCCACGGCGCTCTCCTCGTACAGGCCAGTATCGCTCACCTCAGCAGCGTGCAAGGTGCTGGAGAGGGTGGCACTGGAGAGAATGCAGTGGATCGCCGACCAAATGGATTTCTTCCCGGAGCAACAGACTGGCTTCAGGAGACACCGGTGCACTGCCGACTCCATTGCAGACGTCGTCGCCACCCTGGAGGATGCCAAGAGCTGCGGGGACGTGgctatgctgctgctgctggacgtGGAGAGCGCCTTCGACGGTATCCCGCACGTTGTCGTCAAGGCGGCCATGGACCGGCTTGGCATCAGCGGGTGCCTCCGAGGCTTCGTTTCCGCCTTCCTGTCCGGGAGGACCTTCTGCGTCCGTGTTGGAGGGGTGACCAGCCAGCCTAGGGACATCACTACCGGTGTCCCACAAGGTTCTGTGCTAAGTCCTTTTCTCTTCAACATGGCGCTGGCAGGACTTCCAGCCTCCCTCCCGACAGACACCAGGTTCCCGGCCCGCTGCTCCGTCTACGCTGATGACGTGGCACTGTGGGCAAGGGGACCAAGGCGGTCCATTCCTGCCATCAGGAGGTCACTGCAGGCAGCCCTGGATGCAGTGATCTCCTTCCTCGGAGGCACCGGCCTCAAAGTCTCTGCCACCAAGACCGAGGCCCTGCTGATCCATCCACTCGCTGCGGCACGGGTCTACGTGAAGCCACTGAGGGTCGGCAGCCGCAGTCTCCCCTGGAGAAAGGAGGTGAGGTACCTGGGCCTCACTGTCGACCACTGGCTCACCTGGATCCCCGCTGCGAAGGCCGCCGCCACCAAGGTCCGACGAGTTCAAGGGGCCATCGGCAAACTGCAGCAGCGTGGCCGTGGATGCTCCACGAAGTGGGCACTGCGGCTCAACCAGGCCGCGGCGTCCTCCGTGCTGCCGTATGCCCTGCCGCTGGTCAACCTGACGCCAGCCAGGAGATGCCTGCTGGAGGGACTGCACAGAGGAGCCGTGAGGACCATCCTAGGGCTCCCCAGGTGCTCTCCTGTTGCAGCGACGCTTGCGGAGGCGAGAGAGTGGCCCCTGACGCTACGCATGCTCCAGCGAGCGTTGGGGCACATCGACCGCCTCCACCGTGCCGCGGACGGTGCAGCCCTTCTGGAACGCTTGCGCAGCCTGCTAGGATCCAGGATGGGAGGACTCCTCCCATTGTACCACCAGGTGGTACCAGATCCACCAGCCCCTGTTGCCTCTCCGCCGCCACACCACCGGCCCCCTGAGGTGCACCTCTACCTGGCCGGGGCAAAGAAGCGACGAACTCCTGCAGCAGCACTGCAGCAGGCAGCCTCCTGCAAGCTCCAGGAGCAACTAGAGGGTCGGCTGCAGGTTTTCACGGATGGATCCGTGATGCCAGATGGGATTGCAGCGGCGGCTTGCGTCGTCCCTGCACGGACCAGCAGCAGGCAGTGTAAGCTGCCTTTCCCGGCCAGTTCAACGGCGGCAGAGCTGGCCGGACTCCACCTGGCAGCTGACCTACTGGCAGAGGACATCCCATCAGAGCCTGTCGCCGTCCTCTGTGACAGCAAGGCAGCACTACAGATCCTGGCCAACCATCGAGACACCGGACTGACCGGAAGCCTCCTGGCGGCCAAGTACCGTGCCCTTGCTGCATCTGGTGCGTCCGTCTCCTTCCACTGGCTGCCCTCCCATGTGGGCATAGCTGGTAACGAGGAGGCAGACGCGcttgccaaggcagcacaccagCCTGGAACACCCATCACCCGGGCCGTCGCGGCTAGGGACTACACGCAGGCCCGTCTCAAGAAGCTCCTGGTCACGGTCCACCCAGACTCAAGGGTGGCCAGTGGACGAGGGCCAAAGCTGCTACAAGAGACGGGCCTCACCAGGAGAGATCGGTCTGCCCTGCTGCGCCTGCGGACCGGCTGTGTGTGGACCGCTGCCCGCCGACATGCGAAGGGTCTCTGCGCCTCCCCagcctgcagccgctgcggcgatcctgagaccctcgagcacctcctCTGTGCCTGTCCTGGCTTCGAACAGGAACGCTCGAGGGTCACTACGGCCTACCGGAGCCAGGGCGTACCTGCCTCCACACTCGAACACCTGCTCTTCCCGTCGCGTCCCCACCTGCCAGCACTCCGGAGCCTGGTGGAGTTCCTGGACGAAACGGGAATAGCCGCCTACAGATGA
- the LOC125757180 gene encoding uncharacterized protein LOC125757180, with amino-acid sequence MATLGRFDQFMEDGDEDFQSYVERFDHFLKPSQVSDDLKVSVFITAIGKKAYKTLKTLLEPEKPENKTYAQLVQTLKEQYVPKTSVIAERFKFNRCFQQDGQAVTAFAVELKRLATSCDFGTFLDDALRDRFVAGLCDKETQAELLKTSKLAFKEACDIARSIELARKESQDFQPKSAQGMISALNQDSGKRPPRWREETSGMPAGTRGAEPLHCFRCGSEHEASICKFRKYRCRVCKRVGHLAKMCRDRDNKWLLVLVDAHSKWVEVFVMNSTTTEKTVERLREVFASYGLPEEVVTDNGPQFTAKSFTEFLLKGLWVRSPSYEPPSPSGSCVCQVCYRTAGATLRLSSLGATKCKSTSRLCPGSVPSANSCVSSRCSLFDAVLVQENLPMRGALEQGSVNLHSLDNFCGAENATSTPAF; translated from the exons ATGGCGACGTTGGGAAGGTTCGACCAGTTCATGGAGGACGGTGACGAAGATTTTCAGTCCTACGTGGAGCGGTTCGACCACTTCCTGAAGCCCTCCCAGGTGAGCGACGACCTGAAGGTGTCAGTGTTCATAACGGCAATAGGAAAGAAGGCCTACAAAACTCTGAAAACGTTGCTGGAGCCAGAAAAGCCAGAAAACAAGACGTACGCACAGTTAGTACAGACACTGAAAGAGCAGTACGTTCCCAAAACTTCCGTGATTGCCGAGCGTTTCAAATTCAATCGTTGTTTCCAACAAGATGGGCAAGCGGTGACAGCCTTCGCTGTAGAGCTGAAGCGGTTGGCGACATCCTGTGATTTCGGAACGTTTCTGGACGACGCTCTTCGCGACCGGTTTGTGGCAGGACTTTGTGACAAAGAAACACAAGCAGAGCTGCTAAAGACAAGCAAGTTGGCTTTTAAAGAGGCCTGCGATATCGCTAGGAGTATCGAGTTGGCCCGGAAAGAAAGCCAGGATTTTCAGCCCAAGTCGGCGCAAGGAATGATCAGCGCCCTtaaccaag ATAGCGGGAAACGCCCACCACGCTGGAGAGAAGAAACTTCGGGGATGCCTGCTGGCACCAGAGGGGCGGAACCACTGCACTGTTTCCGATGCGGCTCAGAGCATGAAGCATCTATCTGCAAATTTCGCAAGTACCGTTGTCGGGTGTGTAAACGGGTTGGACACTTAGCGAAGATGTGTAGGGACAGAG ACAACAAGTGGCTCCTCGTGCTGGTGGATGCACACTCCAAGTGGGTGGAGGTGTTTGTGATGAATTCAACAACGACCGAGAAGACCGTCGAGAGGCTGCGTGAGGTGTTCGCATCGTATGGCCTTCCAGAGGAGGTTGTTACGGACAACGGGCCTCAGTTCACGGCAAAGAGTTTCACAGAGTTCctgcttaaggg ACTCTGGGTCCGAAGCCCCTCCTACGAGCCCCCGTCCCCTTCCGGTTCGTGCGTCTGCCAGGTCTGctaccgcaccgccggagccacccTGAGACTCAGCTCCCTCGGAGCAACCAAATGCAAGTCCACATCAAGGCTCTGCCCCGGCAGCGTCCCCTCTGCGAATAGCTGCGTCTCCTCTAGGTGCTCACTCTTCGACGCAGTGCTCGTACAAGAAAACCTCCCG ATGAGAGGCGCACTGGAACAGGGCTCTGTCAACCTGCACAGTCTTGATAATTTCTGCGGAGCGGAAAATGCTACCTCCACacccgccttctga